From a region of the Zingiber officinale cultivar Zhangliang chromosome 10B, Zo_v1.1, whole genome shotgun sequence genome:
- the LOC122029980 gene encoding pentatricopeptide repeat-containing protein At2g26790, mitochondrial-like isoform X1 has protein sequence MRHLPRFGSFLRCPNVLSLAPAFCSSSAAAAAAATAAAVEIDGSFPIVENDARPACNYSDRGSSGLASHLVLRRLRSLERKPDRALAYFNRIEALGFHHDRSTYSAIVRILANSCRYEQLVTVFGKLISSGRDNAVEVLALLDALAPTLNDSPSLNCAFDSMIISYTSYGTTVEAVDVFFQLISLGFASSPWCRSILIKSIAEDGNLVLMMEVYNRLRELGISLDSSVFLVVIKALSQGGKIDETLQILREMEESGLKPSPQVYSAIIKGLCTCGRYEAGYAILEETSRNGVDVDVLSYNRVIGCLSKDRRLHEAEDLLKKMIGRGVHPDVYSYKFLIQYYCETGNPIRALNFCDEMYSKGLRPDASIAGFIVLCCSKLGMDSEALGFFEKVKTSELYVDAVLYDIVLIAQCRLGRMMDAAETFQEMKNKGFIPDKIHYTNLLNGYCRKGEMYNAQKVFADMVKSDVEPDLLTYNALAGGFCRNGFVNEAFKLLDYMLNRGFEPNALTYSVAIDGLCRAGKLKEAEMLFEILEQKKISQCTIIFSAMICGYLESGCTIKAFGLFVRLQKQGSIVDDIARSRLINQLCRQGDIERASSVFRLIQERQIVPNEVCYNNLIAAYCQVGDICNARLLFDDYVNRGFSPDVILYTSMISGYCKTNRFQEAHELFCQMIESDIKPDVIAYTAILDCHLKENLHKARLGHNKEKQKTRAWEIFYKLANSMKAMEVQPDTVCYTVLINWHCKMDYLEDARKLIDEMFGNGLALDAFAYNALLSGYCNRGDIETAKNLVEEMQSRKIQLTKLTFSILAEKLKI, from the coding sequence ATGCGCCATTTGCCCCGATTTGGATCATTCCTTAGGTGCCCTAACGTCCTGTCTCTCGCCCCtgccttctgctcctcctccgccgccgccgccgcagccGCCACCGCCGCGGCTGTTGAAATTGATGGCTCGTTTCCTATTGTAGAGAACGACGCCCGTCCTGCTTGTAATTACTCTGACCGGGGCTCCTCCGGGTTGGCATCTCATCTCGTCTTGCGAAGGCTGCGATCTCTGGAGCGGAAACCTGACAGAGCTCTTGCTTACTTCAATCGTATCGAGGCTCTCGGATTTCACCACGACCGCTCGACCTACTCGGCTATTGTAAGAATCTTAGCGAATTCTTGCCGATACGAGCAGTTGGTGACTGTATTTGGGAAATTGATATCTTCAGGTAGGGACAATGCTGTCGAGGTGTTGGCGTTATTGGATGCCCTTGCGCCGACATTAAACGATTCGCCCTCGTTAAATTGTGCATTTGATTCGATGATAATATCCTACACCTCTTATGGGACAACTGTAGAAGCCGTGGATGTGTTCTTCCAGCTGATTTCACTAGGTTTTGCTTCATCCCCATGGTGCCGCTCGATATTGATCAAGTCTATTGCTGAAGATGGTAACTTGGTGTTGATGATGGAAGTTTACAACCGCTTGAGGGAGTTAGGGATTAGTTTGGATTCTAGTGTATTTTTGGTGGTGATCAAGGCTTTGTCTCAGGGAGGGAAGATTGATGAAACACTTCAAATACTCCGTGAAATGGAGGAATCTGGATTAAAGCCTTCTCCCCAAGTTTACTCGGCTATTATCAAGGGCTTGTGCACCTGTGGAAGATATGAAGCTGGTTATGCTATTCTTGAAGAAACCTCAAGAAATGGTGTAGATGTGGATGTTTTAAGCTATAACAGGGTGATTGGTTGCTTGTCTAAAGATAGACGATTACATGAAGCTGAAGATCTTTTGAAGAAGATGATAGGAAGAGGTGTGCACCCAGATGTGTACAGTTACAAATTTCTTATTCAGTATTACTGTGAAACAGGGAATCCAATAAGAGCTCTGAATTTTTGTGATGAAATGTATTCTAAGGGCCTCAGACCAGATGCCAGCATTGCAGGCTTCATCGTTCTTTGCTGCAGCAAGTTGGGTATGGATTCTGAAGCATTGGGGTTCTTCGAGAAGGTGAAGACCTCTGAGCTTTATGTGGATGCAGTTCTTTATGATATAGTTTTAATTGCTCAATGCAGACTGGGGAGAATGATGGATGCAGCAGAGACGTTCCAAGAAATGAAGAATAAGGGCTTCATTCCTGACAAGATCCACTATACAAATTTATTAAATGGCTATTGTCGCAAGGGAGAAATGTATAATGCCCAGAAGGTATTTGCTGACATGGTGAAGAGTGATGTTGAGCCTGATCTTTTAACTTACAATGCGCTTGCTGGTGGATTTTGTAGGAATGGATTTGTCAATGAGGCATTTAAACTTTTAGATTATATGTTGAATAGAGGCTTCGAACCTAATGCTCTCACCTATAGTGTGGCTATTGATGGTCTATGCAGAGCTGGGAAGCTGAAGGAGGCAGAAATGCTTTTTGAGATATTGGAACAAAAGAAAATTTCACAATGCACTATTATTTTTAGCGCAATGATTTGTGGGTATCTGGAATCTGGTTGCACAATAAAAGCTTTTGGGCTTTTTGTTAGACTTCAGAAGCAAGGCTCCATTGTTGATGATATTGCTCGCTCAAGGCTTATAAACCAACTGTGTCGGCAAGGGGACATTGAAAGAGCTTCCTCTGTCTTCAGGTTGATCCAAGAGAGGCAAATTGTGCCTAATGAGGTTTGTTATAATAATCTAATTGCAGCTTATTGTCAGGTGGGAGATATATGCAATGCTCGGCTTTTGTTTGATGATTATGTAAACCGAGGCTTTTCACCCGATGTTATTTTGTATACATCGATGATAAGTGGATACTGCAAGACCAACCGCTTTCAAGAGGCCCATGAGTTGTTCTGTCAAATGATAGAGAGTGATATTAAACCTGATGTTATCGCATATACAGCAATCTTGGATTGCCATTTGAAGGAAAATTTGCACAAAGCAAGGTTAGGCCACAATAAGGAGAAACAGAAAACCAGAGCCTgggaaatattttataaattggcGAATAGCATGAAGGCTATGGAAGTCCAGCCTGATACTGTCTGCTACACTGTGTTGATCAATTGGCATTGCAAGATGGATTATCTCGAAGATGCTCGTAAACTAATAGACGAGATGTTTGGAAATGGGCTTGCACTTGATGCTTTTGCATATAATGCTCTACTCTCTGGATATTGCAACCGAGGAGATATCGAAACAGCTAAAAACCTGGTAGAGGAAATGCAAAGTAGAAAAATCCAGCTTACCAAGCTTACCTTCTCAATCTTAGCTGAGAAGCTCAAGATCTAG
- the LOC122029980 gene encoding pentatricopeptide repeat-containing protein At2g26790, mitochondrial-like isoform X2, with translation MIISYTSYGTTVEAVDVFFQLISLGFASSPWCRSILIKSIAEDGNLVLMMEVYNRLRELGISLDSSVFLVVIKALSQGGKIDETLQILREMEESGLKPSPQVYSAIIKGLCTCGRYEAGYAILEETSRNGVDVDVLSYNRVIGCLSKDRRLHEAEDLLKKMIGRGVHPDVYSYKFLIQYYCETGNPIRALNFCDEMYSKGLRPDASIAGFIVLCCSKLGMDSEALGFFEKVKTSELYVDAVLYDIVLIAQCRLGRMMDAAETFQEMKNKGFIPDKIHYTNLLNGYCRKGEMYNAQKVFADMVKSDVEPDLLTYNALAGGFCRNGFVNEAFKLLDYMLNRGFEPNALTYSVAIDGLCRAGKLKEAEMLFEILEQKKISQCTIIFSAMICGYLESGCTIKAFGLFVRLQKQGSIVDDIARSRLINQLCRQGDIERASSVFRLIQERQIVPNEVCYNNLIAAYCQVGDICNARLLFDDYVNRGFSPDVILYTSMISGYCKTNRFQEAHELFCQMIESDIKPDVIAYTAILDCHLKENLHKARLGHNKEKQKTRAWEIFYKLANSMKAMEVQPDTVCYTVLINWHCKMDYLEDARKLIDEMFGNGLALDAFAYNALLSGYCNRGDIETAKNLVEEMQSRKIQLTKLTFSILAEKLKI, from the coding sequence ATGATAATATCCTACACCTCTTATGGGACAACTGTAGAAGCCGTGGATGTGTTCTTCCAGCTGATTTCACTAGGTTTTGCTTCATCCCCATGGTGCCGCTCGATATTGATCAAGTCTATTGCTGAAGATGGTAACTTGGTGTTGATGATGGAAGTTTACAACCGCTTGAGGGAGTTAGGGATTAGTTTGGATTCTAGTGTATTTTTGGTGGTGATCAAGGCTTTGTCTCAGGGAGGGAAGATTGATGAAACACTTCAAATACTCCGTGAAATGGAGGAATCTGGATTAAAGCCTTCTCCCCAAGTTTACTCGGCTATTATCAAGGGCTTGTGCACCTGTGGAAGATATGAAGCTGGTTATGCTATTCTTGAAGAAACCTCAAGAAATGGTGTAGATGTGGATGTTTTAAGCTATAACAGGGTGATTGGTTGCTTGTCTAAAGATAGACGATTACATGAAGCTGAAGATCTTTTGAAGAAGATGATAGGAAGAGGTGTGCACCCAGATGTGTACAGTTACAAATTTCTTATTCAGTATTACTGTGAAACAGGGAATCCAATAAGAGCTCTGAATTTTTGTGATGAAATGTATTCTAAGGGCCTCAGACCAGATGCCAGCATTGCAGGCTTCATCGTTCTTTGCTGCAGCAAGTTGGGTATGGATTCTGAAGCATTGGGGTTCTTCGAGAAGGTGAAGACCTCTGAGCTTTATGTGGATGCAGTTCTTTATGATATAGTTTTAATTGCTCAATGCAGACTGGGGAGAATGATGGATGCAGCAGAGACGTTCCAAGAAATGAAGAATAAGGGCTTCATTCCTGACAAGATCCACTATACAAATTTATTAAATGGCTATTGTCGCAAGGGAGAAATGTATAATGCCCAGAAGGTATTTGCTGACATGGTGAAGAGTGATGTTGAGCCTGATCTTTTAACTTACAATGCGCTTGCTGGTGGATTTTGTAGGAATGGATTTGTCAATGAGGCATTTAAACTTTTAGATTATATGTTGAATAGAGGCTTCGAACCTAATGCTCTCACCTATAGTGTGGCTATTGATGGTCTATGCAGAGCTGGGAAGCTGAAGGAGGCAGAAATGCTTTTTGAGATATTGGAACAAAAGAAAATTTCACAATGCACTATTATTTTTAGCGCAATGATTTGTGGGTATCTGGAATCTGGTTGCACAATAAAAGCTTTTGGGCTTTTTGTTAGACTTCAGAAGCAAGGCTCCATTGTTGATGATATTGCTCGCTCAAGGCTTATAAACCAACTGTGTCGGCAAGGGGACATTGAAAGAGCTTCCTCTGTCTTCAGGTTGATCCAAGAGAGGCAAATTGTGCCTAATGAGGTTTGTTATAATAATCTAATTGCAGCTTATTGTCAGGTGGGAGATATATGCAATGCTCGGCTTTTGTTTGATGATTATGTAAACCGAGGCTTTTCACCCGATGTTATTTTGTATACATCGATGATAAGTGGATACTGCAAGACCAACCGCTTTCAAGAGGCCCATGAGTTGTTCTGTCAAATGATAGAGAGTGATATTAAACCTGATGTTATCGCATATACAGCAATCTTGGATTGCCATTTGAAGGAAAATTTGCACAAAGCAAGGTTAGGCCACAATAAGGAGAAACAGAAAACCAGAGCCTgggaaatattttataaattggcGAATAGCATGAAGGCTATGGAAGTCCAGCCTGATACTGTCTGCTACACTGTGTTGATCAATTGGCATTGCAAGATGGATTATCTCGAAGATGCTCGTAAACTAATAGACGAGATGTTTGGAAATGGGCTTGCACTTGATGCTTTTGCATATAATGCTCTACTCTCTGGATATTGCAACCGAGGAGATATCGAAACAGCTAAAAACCTGGTAGAGGAAATGCAAAGTAGAAAAATCCAGCTTACCAAGCTTACCTTCTCAATCTTAGCTGAGAAGCTCAAGATCTAG
- the LOC122030597 gene encoding rop guanine nucleotide exchange factor 1-like, producing METVPSDDDDEEFTSDLHSDRCGTFSPSDDVSESDSSTCYLPSASSPLAPSLPPHFLFWDRKLEKRPSDFSEVELMKERFAKLLLGEDIFGGGKGVCTALAISNAITNLSATVFGELWRLEPLAPKKKAMWLREMDWLLSVSDSIVELVPAVQELPGGGTFEVMVSRPRPDLHMNLPALKKLDAMLIGMLDDFTDTEFWYVDGGISVADADQDKWWLPCPNVPQEGLSEDARKKLQQCRDCVSQILKAAMAINSGVLEEMEIPDVFIETFPKNGKSCLGEIIYHHITAEQFSPDSLLDCLDLSSEHHTLEIANKIEAATHLWRMRGHSRHSEVKAKKSWRGKVKDLVTDTERCQFLAERAECLLQSLRLRCPGLPQTDLDMNKIQYNKDVGYSILESYSRVMESLAFNIMARIDDLIFVDDAPKKCSTAEAVSIFNRGGSGLPVQKKILPSPFSIQNTPRSSPFAAPTYCSTSVSGSPGRLQASLSKRNILHQPEAKSGKINSGHLEKVWSFTGNVSARKDAEDAPERD from the exons ATGGAGACCGTCCCCTCCGACGATGACGACGAGGAGTTCACCTCCGATCTCCACAGTGACCGCTGCGGCACGTTCAGCCCCAGTGACGACGTCAGCGAGTCCGACTCCTCCACCTGCTACCTCCCCTCCGCCTCGTCTCCCCTCGCCCCCTCCCTTCCCCCGCATTTCCTCTTCTGGGATCGCAAGCTGGAGAAGAGGCCGTCTGATTTCTCCG AAGTGGAGCTGATGAAGGAACGATTTGCCAAGCTTCTTCTCGGCGAAGACATCTTCGGCGGAGGCAAAGGAGTCTGCACCGCTCTTGCTATCTCAAATGCCATCACCAATCTTTCTG CCACCGTGTTTGGGGAGCTCTGGAGATTGGAACCTCTGGCGCCGAAGAAGAAGGCAATGTGGCTGCGGGAGATGGATTGGCTGTTGTCTGTGAGTGATTCCATTGTGGAGCTTGTCCCTGCCGTGCAAGAGCTCCCTGGTGGGGGCACCTTTGAGGTGATGGTCTCGCGTCCTCGGCCTGACCTCCACATGAACCTCCCTGCGCTCAAGAAGCTTGACGCCATGCTGATTGGGATGCTGGATGACTTCACGGACACTGAATTCTGGTATGTGGATGGGGGGATTTCAGTTGCTGATGCGGATCAGGATAAATGGTGGCTACCTTGCCCCAATGTCCCACAAGAAGGCCTGTCTGAGGATGCAAGGAAGAAGTTGCAGCAATGCAGGGACTGTGTCAGTCAGATACTTAAGGCAGCCATGGCCATTAATAGCGGGGTGCTTGAGGAGATGGAAATCCCTGATGTCTTTATTGAGACCTTTCCTAAG AATGGAAAATCATGCTTGGGTGAGATAATATACCACCATATAACAGCTGAACAATTTTCACCTGATAGCCTTCTGGATTGTTTGGACCTTTCATCGGAACATCATACTTTAGAAATTGCAAATAAGATTGAGGCAGCAACTCATTTATGGAGGATGAGAGGTCATAGTAGGCATTCGGAAGTGAAGGCAAAGAAATCTTGGCGGGGGAAGGTGAAAGATCTTGTTACCGACACTGAAAGATGTCAATTTCTGGCAGAGCGAGCAGAGTGTCTTCTGCAAAGCTTGAGGCTCCGGTGTCCTGGACTTCCTCAGACAGATCTTGATATGAACAAAATTCAGTACAACAAG GATGTAGGGTACTCTATCCTTGAGAGTTACTCCAGAGTCATGGAGAGCTTGGCATTTAACATCATGGCAAGAATTGATGATTTGATCTTTGTGGATGATGCGCCCAAAAAATGTTCGACTGCCGAAGCAGTTTCTATATTTAACCGGGGAGGATCAGGACTGCCAGTTCAAAAAAAGATCTTGCCTAGTCCCTTCTCAATTCAAAATACACCTCGCTCCTCACCTTTTGCAGCACCTACATATTGTTCAACCTCAGTAAGTGGAAGCCCTGGAAGGCTGCAAGCTTCACTGAGCAAGAGAAATATATTACATCAACCAGAGGCCAAGTCGGGGAAGATCAACTCCGGTCATCTGGAAAAGGTTTGGTCATTCACTGGCAACGTGAGTGCCAGAAAAGATGCAGAGGATGCCCCCGAAAGGGACTGA